Proteins encoded within one genomic window of Triticum aestivum cultivar Chinese Spring chromosome 2D, IWGSC CS RefSeq v2.1, whole genome shotgun sequence:
- the LOC123050087 gene encoding protein IQ-DOMAIN 19 codes for MGKAARWLRSILAGKKDGGRRGGKRGQAQCDSTPLAELPAAASPREKRRWSFRRPAAAVKTAAGPSPLAQEAGGLSVTVSERELEQSKRAVAVAMATAAAADAAVIRLTPPEAEDDLNLYATPVQEAAAARIQATFRGYLARKALCALRGLVKLQALIRGHLVRKQARATLRRMQALLMAQNRVRAQRMRMLEEEDHAAAPVDRRSPQHPRRRRSYEMDRSGEEHAKIVEMDMGEPPRRGRSSCSVAASEPWSRERRRAECYGPGHGQCSPAPSAAFTEITTPRAYSGHFEDFEPATARVSAYVPAGYADEGESASEFCPNYMANTQSSRAKARSQSAPKQRPDSPSPLERQPSRRRGGPAPLPRSVKMQRSSSHVGVPSSAAAMYAQYYPWAVKLDRSSASLHESECGSTSSVLTAATTVGYSRSMVGFEVHRNQY; via the exons ATGGGGAAGGCTGCGAGGTGGCTGAGGAGCATCTTGGCCGGGAAAAAGGATGGCGGCAGGAGAGGGGGCAAGCGGGGGCAGGCACAGTGTGACTCGACGCCTTTGGCTGAGCTGCCGGCGGCTGCCAGCCCGAGGGAGAAGAGGCGATGGAGCTTCCGGAGGCCTGCGGCGGCGGTCAAGACCGCTGCCGGGCCGTCGCCGTTGGCCCAGGAGGCAGGCGGTCTGTCGGTTACGGTGTCGGAGCGCGAGCTTGAGCAGAGCAAGCGCGCCGTGGCGGTGGCCATGGCGACTGCAGCGGCTGCCGATGCCGCGGTGATACGGCTGACACCCCCCGAGGCGGAGGACGACCTCAACCTGTATGCCACCCCTGTCCAGGAGGCCGCAGCCGCGAGGATCCAGGCCACCTTCAGAGGCTACCTG GCAAGGAAGGCTCTGTGCGCACTGAGGGGTCTGGTGAAGCTGCAGGCGCTGATCAGGGGCCACCTGGTGAGGAAGCAGGCCAGAGCCACGCTCCGCCGCATGCAGGCCCTCCTCATGGCACAGAACCGCGTGCGCGCGCAGCGCATGCGCATGCTCGAGGAGGAAGACCACGCCGCCGCCCCTGTCGACCGCCGGTCGCCGCAGCACCCCAGACGCCGCCGCTCCTAC GAAATGGACAGGTCCGGCGAGGAGCATGCCAAGATCGTCGAGATGGACATGGGGGAGCCGCCGCGGCGGGGGCGGAGCAGCTGCTCGGTCGCGGCGAGCGAACCATGGTCGAGAGAGCGCCGGCGAGCCGAGTGCTACGGCCCCGGCCACGGCCAGTGCTCGCCAGCGCCGTCGGCGGCGTTCACCGAGATCACGACCCCGCGCGCCTACAGCGGGCACTTCGAGGACTTCGAGCCGGCGACGGCGCGCGTCAGCGCGTACGTGCCGGCAGGTTACGCCGACGAGGGCGAGTCCGCGTCCGAGTTCTGCCCGAACTACATGGCCAACACCCAGTCCTCGCGCGCCAAGGCCCGGTCCCAGAGCGCGCCGAAGCAGAGGCCCGACTCGCCGTCGCCGCTGGAGCGGCAGCCGAGCCGGCGCCGCGGTGGCCCGGCGCCCCTGCCGAGAAGCGTCAAGATGCAGCGGTCGTCGTCGCACGTCGGCGTGCCATCGTCGGCGGCCGCCATGTACGCACAGTACTACCCGTGGGCGGTGAAGCTGGACCGGTCCAGCGCGTCGCTCCATGAGAGCGAGTGCGGGTCGACGAGCTCCGTCCTCACCGCCGCTACCACCGTCGGTTACAGCCGCTCCATGGTCGGATTCGAG GTGCACAGGAACCAGTACTGA